A region of Streptomyces halobius DNA encodes the following proteins:
- a CDS encoding P-loop NTPase family protein, with protein MQRPDEGIVSYGNQATTRRTDVKTYRRHVSWLPQHVECVPGLTAREQVSYVGWLKGMRRSEAWEAPRRCCRRELSRGQRHLLAAAGKREGAPHRR; from the coding sequence GCGCCCTGACGAGGGCATCGTCAGCTACGGGAACCAGGCCACCACTCGGCGAACCGATGTGAAGACCTACAGGCGGCACGTGTCCTGGCTCCCACAGCACGTCGAATGCGTCCCAGGGCTGACGGCACGAGAACAAGTTTCCTACGTCGGCTGGTTGAAGGGCATGCGGCGCTCCGAGGCGTGGGAGGCGCCCCGGCGGTGCTGCCGCCGTGAGCTCAGTCGTGGTCAGCGGCACCTCCTCGCCGCGGCGGGAAAACGCGAGGGTGCACCACATCGTCGTTGA